Below is a genomic region from Paenibacillus rhizovicinus.
TGTTTGCCGCAGGCCTGCTGGCCAGCGCGCTGTCGCTAGATCGCCATCGCATAACGGAGATTGTTGAAGACGAGCAAGCGGAACATTTCCACTTCAGCGACGAAGGCTTATGCTGGCAGAACCTCTTTATCAGTTCCGCCGACATTTCGGCGTATCGCCATTCTGCATGTAGCTCTTATGGAAGCTGCAGCTTCGACGAGCCGCGCGAGGAGCTTCGGGCACTTCAATTACTTGAACAAAGGAGGAGCTGAACCGATGTCGCGTTCATTTATCGAAGTCGAGCCGGATTCGCATTTTCCGATTCAAAATTTGCCCTATGGCGTATTTCGTCCGCTGCAAGGCGGCGACCCGCGTATCGGCGTTGCGATCGGTCGCTATGTGTTGGACCTAGCGGCGCTTGATGAAGCGGGTTGTTTCGGGCATACGGCCGTTCACGGTAAAGGCGTCTTTGCGCAACCGTCGCTGAATGCGTTTATGGCCATGGGCCGTCCGGTCTGGCAAGAGGTTCGTTCTACCGTAGCTCGGCTGCTGGACAATGATGAACCCTTGCTTCGGGATAACGATTCCCTGAGAATGCGCGTCCTGCGCTTGCAAAGCGAAGTCGAACTGCTGCTGCCTGCAGAGATTGGGGATTATACGGATTTCTATGCCTCGGAGGCTCATGCAACGAATGTAGGCACGTTGTTCCGCGGCAAGGATAATGCGCTCATGCCGAATTGGCGTCATCTTCCGGTCGGTTATCACGGCAGAGCCAGCTCCGTAGTGGTCAGCGGTACGGAGGTTCGTCGTCCACAGGGTCAATTGAAACCGCCGGATGCCGCTGCCCCCGTGTTCGGACCGAGTCGCCAGCTTGATTTTGAATTGGAGATGGGCTGGTTGATCGGAGCCGGCAACGAGCAAGGTCGGCCCATACCGATCGCGGAAGCCGAAGACCATCTATTCGGACTTGTTCTCGTAAACGACTGGAGCGCGCGGGATATTCAAGCCTGGGAGTACCAGCCGCTAGGTCCGTTTCTTGGCAAAAGCTTCGCTACCTCCATATCGCCATGGGTCGTGCCCCTTGAAGCGCTGGCGCCATTTCGCGTTCCCGCGCTGAAGCAGGATCCGGAACCGTTGCCGTATTTGAGGCACGACGGAAAAGCAGGCTCGAGTTCGTACGATATTCATCTTGAAGTTTCCTTGCAAAGCGAAGCGATGGTGTCAGCCGAACGGATTTCGGCCAGCAACTATCGACATCTGTATTGGACGATTGCGCAGCAAGTCGCGCATCACACGGTAGGCGGCTGCAATTTGCGGCCTGGCGATTTGCTGGCATCCGGAACGATTAGCGGGGAGAAGCAAGAAGCGCGAGGCTGCATGCTGGAATTAACTTGGCGCGGTACAGAGCCGATACGGTTGAATGGCGGCGAGGAGCGGGTTTGGCTTGCGGACGGCGACCGTCTCACCCTGAGCGGCTGGTGCCAAGGCGACGGCTATCGTGTCGGTTTCGGCGTGGTCACCGGCCTAGTATTGCCGGCATTACGCATGACCTGATAAGCAGAATGCGGAAGGGGTTGACGACTTGAGAAAGCTTCCGCCACATTTGAAACCCTACGTCTCGGAACAGCATTATGAACGATACACGCCGATTGATCATGCCGTATGGCGGTATGTCATGCGCCAGAATCGACATGCCTTACAGGATAGAGCTCACGATGCGTATAGGAACGGGCTGGCGCAGTCCGGCATTGGTACGGAGCGAATTCCGCGCGTGTCGGAGATGAACGCTTGCTTGGCGCAAATCGGCTGGGGCGCGGTTATCGTGAATGGACTTATTCCTGGCCCCGTCTTCTATGAACTATTGGCCAATGGGGTCTTGCCGATCGCAGCCGAAATCCGTAAACTAACGAATTTGGAATATACGCCGGCGCCGGATATTATCCATGAAGCTGCCGGTCATGCACCGATCTTATTCGATCCGGAATATCGCGCGTATGTACGGCAAATCGGAGCGATCGGGACTAGAGCGTTCTCCGTCAAAGAGAAACAAGACGCATTCGACGCGCTGCGGCGATTGACGATCGTGATGGAGGATCCGGCGTCCACCGCGGAAGAGAAGGCGGCAGCCCAACAGGCCGTGGAGGAAAAGCAGAAGGCAACCAGCGGCATGACGGAAGCTGAGATGGTTTCCCGATTATTTTGGACGACCGCCGAGTATGGCTTAATTGGAGACCTGCAGGATCCGAAGATCTACGGTGCCGGTCTATTGTCATCCGTTGGCGAGAGCAAACACTGCTATACCGAGGCGGTAGCGAAAATCCCTTATTCCGTTGAATCCTGCACGGAGCACCCGAAAGTCGTGACCCAGATGCAGACACGGTTGTTCGTTTGCGGCAGCTTCGAAGAATTGAAGGCCGGCGCTGAAGCACTGGCGAACACGATGGCTTACCGGATCGGCGGCACGGAGAGTTTGGAGCGAGCGCAGCGCTCAAAGATGATTGCGACATTTACCTACAATTCTGGCCTTAGCGTCACAGGCATCGTGCATGCGCTAATCAAAGATGACCAAGGGGAAGCCGTCTACGTGAACACGATCGGGGAAACCGCGTTGACAGTGGAAAAGCAGCCTTTGGGCGGTCACGGCAAAGACGTACATGCGAAAGGCTTCGGATCGCCGATCGGCCTGCTTCAAGGTAAACTGGCACTAGATGCATGCGACGATCAAGCGCTGGCACAGCTTGGCGTGATTCCAGGAAACCACGCGGATCTTCGCTTCGAAAGCGGCATTCACGTGACGGGACGATTGAAGCGGATCATCCGCAACGAGCAGCAGGTTGTTCTGCTTTCATTCGAGGATTGCACGGTGTTATGGGATGGGAGAGAGCTGTACAAGAAAGAATGGGGCGCTTACGATATGGCCGTCGGCTCGCGGATCGTTGCTGCGTACCCTGGGGAAGCTGATCCTGCGTCGGTGTCGGTAACGGAAGAGGAACCGGACCCGGTACAGGAATCGGAAGCGGAAGCGATAATGGAACTGGGACTGGAACTATTAATGGAGGCGCCTGTACCTTTATCCGAATTGGAGCGTCTCTATCAGCACGTCGCAGTAATTAGAGAGAAGAACATGAATAACATTACAGAGGAAAGCATTCGGGAGCTTGACGGCATCTATCGAGTACTGTGCGGTTCCTATCCAAATGATTGGCTGCTGCGATTAGAGTTGCTGGAGCTCGCCGGGACGATTCCGATTCCGGATTTGGTGCAGATGTCGATCGCATTGAAAGATGAGTTACATGCGCTCAGTCAGGTGGATTCGTTAGCGAATGTGATTAATAATGGATTAGCCATTCTTTAAGTGAAATTAGGAAGCATTGTGGAAAGCCCTGGATGAATCTTGGGCTTTTTTTTGCGATGGTTTGTTTTTCCAAATAATGTTAAAGATATTAATGCGTGAACGGTGAACGAAATCGTGATCATCATAAGCAATTACAGATGATCAAATTAATATGAATGATCATTAAGTTAGATGATCTAAATCATGATGCTACAAATTGGATTATCGGAATTAGTTGTGTGTGAGCGATTTTAATCGGATCGGCTGAAGAGAATCACTTATGATTGAAACAGCCAGCCACGGAAACGCCGGAAACGCCCGGAAACAGATATTTATCGTGATCATTTGAACGCCGGAAATTCGGCTGAAGAGAATCACTTATGAACAGCCAGCCACGGAAACGCCGGAAACGTGATCATTTGAACGCCGGAAATGCCAGGAAACGCCATGAATCATTTACTACTTTTACACAAAACCCGTATTTTATACATATGTCTTAACCATGAATTATTAATGAACAACGGCAGCCGATGTGTAGCGACATGAACTTACTTGAATATGCGACATGAACTTACTTGAATTCCTCTTTGCGACATGAACTTACTTGAATTACTGTTCTATCTTATGAATAAGATATACATTAAAACTGCATAAACGTTTATGCCGATTGCCTGGAAGTTGCAGACGAGCCGTATACGATCGCATTGAGTTTATGGATTAATCTCAGCCAATAGTAATGGCAGCCTGAATGGCTGCCGTTACTTGGCATTTATCACTTAAAGTTTGTTATATTCTTCGTCTGATACAGGCTCGAGCCATTCCGGCCTACCCGCCGTAATAGCAATATGCTCGAACCAGCTGTCTTTTGAGGCGCCGTGCCAGTGCTTTACCCCATCATGTGTAACAACTACATCGCCGGCCTTTAGAAACTGAGCAGGCTTGCCCTCTTCCTGATACCAGCCTTCGCCGCCTGTTACCAAAAGGAGCTGAAAACCGTTTCGATGGATATGCCAGTTGTTACGGCAACCCGGTTCAAAGGTCACGTTTCCGACGCCTACATTAACGTTCTGATCAGCAACCAGCGTTTTCAAATAGCTTTGTCCCACAAAGTATTGCGCAAAGGCTTCATTTTTCTCCCCCACCGGGAAAATGACGCCGTTTTTAACTTCTTCATGTTTTGCCACTTTTGGTTCCTCCTCTTTACTTTAATTTTCCGCCAAACACCGGGAATAATCTGTGCTCTAACATATGTTCTTAAAATAAAAAACCGCGATCTACGTGGTCGTTAATGGATAAATGTTCTTGTCCAGTAGCGACATGAACGTGCTTAAAAATGCGACGTGAACATACTTGAATTACTGTTCCATCTCATGAATTGAATATACATTAGCATGAAAAAAACAGGTCAGGGAATCCGTGATTCCCCAACCCTAGACTGGTATGTTTGCCGCAATTATTGCGAGTTAAAATTAGAAACCTTAAAGATCTAGCTTACGGTCAGCAAGCCATTGAATGGTTTCCGGTCGATTAGCCTGTGGATACAGACTTTGATTCGTATCCAACGTTGCAATCTTCTCAAATTCCTCTTGCGTTAACTCAAAGTCGAAAATACTGATATTTTCAATGATTCTTTCTTTGCGAACCGATTTCGGAATCGCCACAACTCCCCTTTGCGTCATCCATCGCAAAATCACTTGAGCAACCGTTTTTTGATGCCTTTCTGCGATGGACTGCAATACATCGTTCTGAAAGACATTGTGCTTTCCTTGCACTAATGGTCCCCAGGACTCCATTTGAACATGATGCTCTCTCATGAATTTAGCGTATTCATGCTGCTGGTAAAAAGGATGAACTTCTACCTGGTTTACAGCAGGAGTTACGTCATTATGAATGATCAGATCGACGAGGCGATCGGCCGTGAAGTTGCTGACGCCAATGGCTCTGATCTTGCCTTCGCGGTACATCTCTTCCATCGCCCGCCAAGAGCCATAAACGTCTCCTATGGGTTGATGGATCAGATACAAATCCAAATAATCGAGCTGCAGTTTGGCAAGCGATTTTTCCAATGCCCTTTTCGTTTGCTCATAACCGCTATCTTGGATCCAAAGCTTCGTCGTAATGAACAGCTCGTCTCTGGGTACGCCGCTGCGTTTAACGGCATTGCCAACCGCGACTTCATTTTGATAAGAAGCCGCCGTATCGATCAGTCGATAGCCTGCAGTAATGGCATCGACAGCACATTGCTCGCATTCCTCCGCGTCCGGAATCTGAAAGACGCCAAAGCCCAGAACGGGCATCTCCACCCCATTATTTAAAGTGACCTTTTGCATGCCGATTCCTCCTTATGTTTGCGAATGAAAGCTCAATCAAAATTCGTATTATCAGACACTTCGCGCCAGGATTCGTACTCGGTCAGACGCTGCTGATAATGCTGAATGACAGCATCTACCATGCCTTTGCCCGCTAGCCAGCGGAAAGGCGGATTCGTATCATCTGCGACCCTCATGAGTGCCTTTGCGAGCTTATCTGGATCACCGAATTGTTCACCTGCAAAGTAGAAGTCATGCATCGAATCTCTCTGGGCCGAATAGTCGTCGATTTGGAGTTCGGAAAATTTGGCCGACGTCTGTTTATTGGTAAAGTCCGTGCGGAATGGGCCGGGTTCCACGAGCATGACCTTAATGCCGAAATGCTGCAACTCGGCCTTCAGTCCCTCGGCCCACCCTTCCAATGCGAACTTGGAGGCACTGTATACCGCCCCCCCCGGAATCGACATCAGCCCCATCATGGAGCTGAACACCATGACGGTTCCCGAACCTTGCTTGCGCATGACCGGAAGCACAGTTCGGGTCAGTCTCATTGTCCCGAAAACATTGGTTTCCATTTGTTGTCGGAGTTGCTCTTCTGTAATTTCCTCAAAGTAACCGAGTTGACCATATCCGGCGTTGTTGACAAGTACGTCGATACACCCGAATTTCTCTTGAGCCGCTTGAACAGAAGCATGCACTTGCTCTTCATTGGTGATATCCAGCTTCGTGATGATCAGATTCGGAGAGGTGCCGAGGGCTGCTTCCATTCCCTCCGTATTTCTGGCTGCGGCAACGACTTTGAACCCCTGAGCCAAGGCTTCCTTCGCGATTGCCGCACCAATGCCTTTATTGGCACCCGTAATCATCCAGACTTGTTCGCTTGTGTTTACCATGTTTTATCTCCCCTCAAGAATAAAATCAATGAGTTGGCTTTGCTTCTACCGCATGATTGATAACGACTCGCCGGATAAAGAGCGAAACCACAAGGCCAACCACCGCTACGATCAACGTGAACCAGAATACGTGTTCAGACCCCGTGGCCATAGCGTTTGCGATTTCAGCAGGCTGCGAAGGAGCAGTTGAATGTCGTAGGTAGCGCTCCGTGCCGCTTGAAAGAATACTGATGGAGACAGCTGTCGCAATGGCACCCGTAACTTGCTGCACGGTATTCATGACCGCGGTGCCATGGGCATACAAGTGCGGCGGCAATTGATTGAGGCCATTTGTTTGTGCGGGAACCCAAATCATCGCCAAGCCGATCATCATGACCATGTGCAGTGTGATAATAAAGGCCACAGTAGAAGCTAATGATATGTTCGTGAAGAACCATAGAGTAACGGCGGCAATGACTAATCCAGGGATCACCAGCCGTCTTGGACCGAATTTATCGAACAATTGGCCCATGCGATTCGATAGAATCCCATTCAGCAAGCTGCCGGGCAACAGCATAAGTCCCGTGGTTAACGTAGTGAGTCCTTTGCCATTCTGCAGAAATAGTGGCAGAATAATCGCCAGAGACATGGCCATCAGCATGCTCGATACAACCATCACCACGCTCATGACGTACATGGGATGCTTGAATACTCCCATGTTCAAGAGGGGATCGCGCATCCGGATCTGCCTGACGATGAATAACACCAGAGCAACAAGACCGACGGCGACGGATGCGATTACAGCCGGATGCGTCCAGCCTCCCGTATCTTCCCCGGCCTTACTGAAGCCGTAGACGATGCCCCCGAATCCGATGGTCGACATGATGATTGAAGCCAGATCAAACCGCGGCTTCGAAACCTCCGTAATATTCTCCAGGTTTTTAAGCCCCACGAACAAACCGATGATCAGAAACGGAAGAGACAGCCAGAAAATATAATGCCACGACAAATATTGAATCAAAATTCCCGCGATCGTAGGCCCCGTGGTTGGCGCGCACATAATCACCAGCCCGACAAGTCCCATTGCCGCTCCTCTTCTCTCCGTGGGATAGATGAGAAGGATGGTATGAAACATAAGCGGTAGAAGCAGCCCCATACCGAATGCCTGCAGCACGCGGGCCGCCAGCAGCATTTCAAAGTTGACGGAAATGGCAGCAGCAAATGTCCCTACGATCAAGCTGATCAGCGATGCGGTGAACAGCTGTTTCGTCGTAAAACGTTGGAGCAGTAAACCGCTCATCGGCATTAAGATACCAAGAACCAGCAAGTATACGGTCGTCAGCCATTGTGCGGTTGCCGCCGATATCTGAAATACATGCATCAAGTTGCTAAGGGCGATATTGAGCGATGTTTCGCTGAACATGCCGATGAAGCTGCACATGAGCAGTGAAAACATAATCGCCCGTGTGTTGTATGGTTTCGTCTTCTCCATCCTTATCTCTAACTCCTTATTTTGAATTACTGATCCCCACGCTGCTCTGGACTTCAAGTCCAGGCGTAGTCGCCAATTTCACGATGAAGTCGGCAACGCTTTTGCGGGAAACTTCCCTCCCTTTGAAGGTTCTCCTTTATGCGTGTTGTATTCCACTTCGTTTTTGTTTGTAAACCATCCCGGCCTTATGATCGTGTAAGTAAGGTCAGAAGCTTCTATGATCTCCGCTGACTTTCGATAAGGATCCAGAATGGGACTATACATCTGTCCTGGAACTTCCCCGTAAATGCCCATAGAACTGATGAAAATAAGCCGCATGACGCCCGTTTCATTCATCGTCTCCACAATGGTACGCGCCATTCTTTCCAAGTCACCGTCCAGATTGGCATATACCACATCCTGACCTTCCATCGCATGTTTCAGTGTTTCCTTATCCAGTACATCGCCTTCCACAACACGGACGCGGCTGCCGTCCATCTTCTCAAGTCGACCTGCGTTCCGCAAATAAAGAGTCAACTCTACATCCGTGTCATTTAAAAAGCGTTCAATGGCATGGCGAGCGATACTCCCGTTAGCGCCTAAAATCAGCACCTTGTTCACAACCAATCCTCCTTCGATTATCGTCCTTGCAGACGTTATAGATCGATGCGATTCCTTAATGAAGTTTCGGTGCACGTGAAGCATCTTCGCTGGACTCGGTAAACCCAAATTGTTCGGCTCGCCAGTTAGAGGCGTATCGCCTTCCCAATGCCGGAAAGCCCGAAAAAATGAATTCTGGTCTTCGTAGCCCAGCAAGAAGGCCACTTCCTTCAGATCAAGCAGCGGATCTGAGAGGTACTCCAATGCTTTTTCGCGCCGCGCATCTGACAACAATTGTTTAAAGTCGTGCCCTCGTCGGTCAGCCGGCGCTGCAAGGTACGGTCGCTCATCCCAAGCTCACTGGCAATGAGCCCAATATCGGGACGTCCTGCGGCCAGACTTTGCTTCATGATCCATTTCACCGTTTCTGTTGTAGAAATGGTGCGCTGCTTTTCTTCAAGGGACCGGTCAAGCACAGGCGTGAGTATGGCAAGCAGTTCTTCGTTGTACGTGATAAATGGACGATCAAGATCAGTTCGCTTAAGGATCAATCTGGTCCGTTCCGATCCCACCCGGACACGACAGCCGAAGAATGCTTCCAATGCCTGAACATTTCCTTCAGGGCGGGACAGTTCAACCGCGTGTGCCATCAATGCCTTCCCTGTTCCGCGGCGCCCCAGTTCCATAAGCGAGGCTAAAGTTACGCCGATGAGCATGGGTGGTTCAGGATGCTCGGAATAGAGCCATACCAGCTCGACCGTACAGAACTCACCTTGTTCGGCCATATGAATGCGCTCGGGCGAACACAACTGTTTGTATCGAGCCATACGACTTAGTGCATCCCGGTAGTCACGCGCATGATACGGTGCCATTACGCTCGGCGGCAGCTGGGATGTCTCGAAGCTGCTTGAGAGTTGAACGATTCCTGCTGCAGGATCCGGTAGCAGTTCGGAGAAAGCCTGCCAAAGCGCAAAGTATTGCGCAGTACTTACGATCGCTTGGTCGTTCACGATGGTAAGCGGGAGATCAGCTTTACGAACCACATCTTGGGGCGTTATGTCGAGGTGACGCAGACCAAGCCAAAATCCTTTCGGTACTTTAATTCGGTCAAGTGAATGAGTCGTCATGCTTCGTTTCCTCCTTTCCGTAAGCGATAGGATAAAAATGAATGAAGCCGTCAACTCTAAAGACAGCTTCATTCACCGGCGACTTCTCATGTATTGATTTCCTGACGGTCTTGCCATGCAAAGGTCGAGGTTCGCTTTGCGATTAACCAATGTCCATCTTCAAAAACATACTCGTCCTCATAGTGTACGCCGCTCTTGTTGTTGATCTTCTTGCCGTCCACTGTAGCAATAAGGTCAACCAGGCAATAAAGCGTCCCTTTGGCTGTATTTCCGCTGATCGACACGTTGTGCTGGCCATTGAAATGATAAACGATATCGAAATTTTTCAAGAAGCTTTCAAATGCAGTTCCGATTTCGTCCGTTCCCCGCAAGCTTGAGACCACATTACCGTCAACAATAGAGTCAACGGTTGCGTCCGCGGTGAAAAGCGTGGTCTGCTTTTGCGTATCTTTCTGATCAGCCAGTATTGAAAACGTGTCTACAAGCTCTCTTAAGGCTCTTACGTGTTCGAGTTCAACGATTCTGTCATATAGTCGGGATTGTGATTCCTGCTCATTTGTATGAGTCATTCTATTTCCTCCTTGTGTAATCTTGTTTACGTGTTGCTTAGCCATCCTCGCTCCAAGTGTTATTCAGCTCAACGACAATCATTTTACCCCTTTGAGACTCTTATTTGACTAGCGATACACGCCAAGGTTCTAGCCTGACATGCCAAATTGATGCTGACGCTTATGATTTCAAACCGCGATTTTATATGTTGGGCGAGCTTGACTTGAAAAAGAAACTGGCGGAAGCGCCGACAGTTTCTTTGGTTAAGAATCAAAATTTATAGCTGCTTAGGGATTTCACAATCTCCGGTCGTTATGGGACAGGAACAAGCTTTTGTTCGAATCCAGCGTTTGGATCTTATCATATCCTCTTGACTTAAAGAAAAGTCGAAGATGTTGAAGTTCTCGATAATCCGCTCTTTATGAACGGACTTGGGGATAGCCACTACCCTCTTTGTATCAACCAGCGGAGCACAACCTGAGCAACGGATTTGTTGTACTTCCCGGCGATGGAGAGCAGCACTTCATTTTGGAAAAGATTATTGCGCCCTTCCGCAAATGGACCCCAGGATTCAATCTGTACCTTGTTCTCCAGCATGAATTGGGCACCCTCAATTTGCTGGCAGAACGGATGGGTTTCAACCTGGTTGACGGCCGGTGTCACTTCATTATGAATAATCAGATCGGTTAGGCGGTCTAGCTGAAAATTGCTGACGCCGATGGCTCTGATCTTTCCTTCTCGATAAAGCTCTTCCATTGCTCGCCAAGAACCATACACATCGCCGAACGGCTGATGAATCAAGTACAAATCCAGATAATCCAGTTGCAGATTGGCCAGGGAGTTTTCAAATGCTTTCTTTGTCCGTTCATACCCGGTGTCTTGAATCCAAAGCTTGGTTGTTACAAAAAGCTCCTCTCTCGCCACTCCGCTCCGCTTTATGGCACGGCCAACCGCTTCCTCATTCCGGTATGCAGCTGCAGTATCGATCAACCGATAGCCCGTTAGAAGCGCGTCATAGACGCTTTGCTCACATTGCTGACCGTCCGGAATTTGGTACACGCCAAAGCCTAGAATCGGCATCTCCACGCCATTATTTAAGATTACGTGCTGCATAGCAGTACCTCCAGTGTGATTTCTATTAAAGTGCTCGTTCAACGTTGGAGTCCCTCTATCCGAAGGAGGATCAAGTGCTTACTCCGTTCAGCGTTGAACAACCTGACATTACTATCCTACATAAATCCTAACCCACAGTAACTGGCGCTACACGCCAAAATACATGCATGATATGCCACGTTCTTTTCCTTCAAAGAATTAGTTACTACTGGCAACCGAATGTATTGGAATCCAATCATATCCCCGTTTTTCAAAATGCATCTCTATCTTCATAGGCCAAGTGCTTCTAAATCCATTAATTCTGGCATCAATTTTGGTGTCGCACAGGAGAACGGCGGTATTGCCGTCTATGGTGATGGTTGTGGTCTGAGGCATAGTTTTAAAATATTTCATTTGTTCATTTTCTATTTGGTTAAGCCATTCTGCCTTACGTTGATGATACCCTGTCATGTGTACGAGTACATAATCATCATCCAGTATGCGAGCCAATGATTCCGTATCTTTGTTTATCATAGCAGCATCAATTTGTTGAAAAACCGCGAGGATCTTTTGCTTGTCCTCATTCATATTGCGCCCCCCTTTCAATCCGGGTGAGATATCTTGCTCAAGCCCTGGCGGATCTTGCCTGTCCGTAAACGATTTCCCCTATTACTGAGCTCCCACTATTGGATGCGGAACATACGGCTCTTCCAGGAATGAAATTTCCTCCGAGGTTAGTTTTACGGATAGAGCACCCACTGACTCCTCAAGCTGCTTCATTTTCGTTACACCTACGATTGGAGCCGCTACCTGCTCCTTCTGCAGCACCCAGGCAAGGGCAATATGACTGCGGGGAACGCTTCGCTTGTCAGCCACTTCCGCCACTCGTTCAACGATCAACCGGTCTTTATCAGCCGTCGCATCGTACTTAGCTTTTTGAACAACATCGGTTTCGAATCGAGGCGTGGTTTCCGACCAATCGCGGATCAATCTACCCGATGCAAGCGGGCTGTAAGGCGTTACCGCGATTTTTTGGTCCTTACATAGCGGCATCATCTCTCTCTCTTCTTCGCGGTAGATGAGATTCAGATGATTTTGCATGGAAACAAAACGCGTCCAGCCATTCTTCTCGGCTACGTGCAAAGCCTTTTGAAATTGCCATGCATACATGGCGGAAGCACCGATATAGCGGGCCTTGCCTGACTTCACTACATCGTGCATGGCTTCCATCGTTTCTTCGATGGGCGTCATATAGTCCCAACGGTGGATAATGTAAAGATCCACATAGTCGGTCCCAAGTCTCTTTAGGCTTTTATCGATTTCGCTCATAATCGCCTTCCGGGATAACCCCGCACTATTGGGACCCTGATGCATACGCCCCCAGACCTTCGTCGCTAGGACAATCTCATCGCGATTCGCATATTCCTTTAAAGCGCGTCCGACAATCTCTTCACTGGTGCCGCCGGCATAAATGTTCGCGGTATCGAAGAAGTTGATCCCGAGGTCAAGCGCTCTTTTTATAATTGTGCGGCTGCTCTCCTCATTCAGTACCCATTGATGCCCCCCTGGCTGTACTTCTCCAAAGCTCATGCAGCCAAGACAAATCCTCGAAACATCCATGCCTGTATTCCCCAGCTTAACGTAATCCATACGATATCCTCTCCCATATAAATAGATTTAGGAACTTGAACCCGATTCATGCTCCGCGCGTAAAGCCCGTTAATTCCGTCGCTATTCCCCTGCTGGAAAGTCCGTAGAAGCTGCCAATTCGGTCTGTTTCTCGTAATCGGCAATCCGTGCTTTTAACGTCGAAATCGTATTT
It encodes:
- a CDS encoding nuclear transport factor 2 family protein; translated protein: MNEDKQKILAVFQQIDAAMINKDTESLARILDDDYVLVHMTGYHQRKAEWLNQIENEQMKYFKTMPQTTTITIDGNTAVLLCDTKIDARINGFRSTWPMKIEMHFEKRGYDWIPIHSVASSN
- a CDS encoding aldo/keto reductase, whose translation is MDYVKLGNTGMDVSRICLGCMSFGEVQPGGHQWVLNEESSRTIIKRALDLGINFFDTANIYAGGTSEEIVGRALKEYANRDEIVLATKVWGRMHQGPNSAGLSRKAIMSEIDKSLKRLGTDYVDLYIIHRWDYMTPIEETMEAMHDVVKSGKARYIGASAMYAWQFQKALHVAEKNGWTRFVSMQNHLNLIYREEEREMMPLCKDQKIAVTPYSPLASGRLIRDWSETTPRFETDVVQKAKYDATADKDRLIVERVAEVADKRSVPRSHIALAWVLQKEQVAAPIVGVTKMKQLEESVGALSVKLTSEEISFLEEPYVPHPIVGAQ